Proteins from one Pseudobdellovibrionaceae bacterium genomic window:
- the ubiE gene encoding bifunctional demethylmenaquinone methyltransferase/2-methoxy-6-polyprenyl-1,4-benzoquinol methylase UbiE, with protein MLETPAKDPARIQNMFAKVAPKYDQANTVLSAGIHHLWRKKLVRWASVKDGDSILDCATGTGDLALEFKAANPSATVTGTDFCQEMLDHAPLKAKNLGLEAKFLWADATNLPFPDQTFNVVTISFGIRNVVNPQKALSEMHRVLKPGGRLLVLEFGQPEIPVFKDAYKFYSEKVLPMIGGWVTGQKEAYQYLQTSSAEFPCGQRFVNELLRPAGDFEKVEYRTLTGGIAYLYRAQKA; from the coding sequence ATGCTTGAGACTCCCGCTAAGGATCCCGCACGCATCCAAAACATGTTCGCCAAAGTCGCGCCCAAGTACGACCAGGCGAACACGGTTCTTTCGGCCGGCATCCATCACCTGTGGCGCAAGAAGCTCGTCCGCTGGGCGAGCGTGAAAGACGGGGACTCGATCCTCGACTGCGCGACCGGGACCGGCGACCTGGCTTTGGAATTCAAAGCCGCGAATCCGTCGGCGACCGTCACCGGCACCGATTTCTGCCAAGAGATGCTCGACCACGCGCCCCTCAAGGCGAAAAACCTGGGGCTCGAGGCGAAGTTCCTGTGGGCGGACGCGACGAACTTACCGTTCCCCGATCAGACCTTCAACGTCGTCACGATTTCGTTCGGGATCCGCAACGTCGTGAATCCCCAGAAAGCGTTGAGCGAGATGCACCGGGTGCTGAAACCCGGCGGCCGTCTGCTCGTTCTGGAATTCGGCCAGCCCGAGATTCCGGTTTTCAAAGACGCTTACAAGTTCTACTCTGAAAAGGTGCTGCCGATGATCGGCGGCTGGGTGACCGGTCAAAAAGAGGCTTACCAGTATCTGCAAACCTCTTCGGCCGAGTTCCCTTGCGGACAACGTTTCGTGAATGAGCTGCTCCGTCCTGCGGGCGACTTCGAAAAAGTCGAATACCGCACGCTGACCGGCGGCATCGCGTACCTGTACCGCGCGCAAAAAGCGTAG
- the aroF gene encoding 3-deoxy-7-phosphoheptulonate synthase: MPVPPRSHIVSVGPAQLGSGTFSVIAGPCAIESEAQFEETARAVKQLGAVLLRGGIWKMRTSHKTFQGLGASSFDFVREVLKRQNMKLVTEVTDPRQVEQIDDFTAMYQVGARNMFNYSLLKELGKTNKPILLKRSFAALIGEWFKAADYIVDSGNDKVVLCERGIRTFETETRFTFDLNAVLVAKAKTQFPVVVDPSHAVGIREYVPKIALAAAAVGADGIIVEVHPRPAEALSDGKQALTVDDFRVMMKQITGIVTSLGRDMQRIELHA, encoded by the coding sequence ATGCCGGTCCCTCCCCGTTCGCATATTGTGTCGGTCGGCCCCGCGCAGCTGGGTTCGGGCACGTTCTCCGTGATCGCAGGCCCCTGCGCGATCGAAAGCGAAGCTCAATTCGAGGAAACCGCGCGCGCCGTGAAACAACTCGGTGCCGTTCTTTTGCGTGGCGGAATCTGGAAAATGCGCACCAGCCACAAGACCTTTCAGGGTCTGGGCGCCTCGTCGTTCGATTTCGTGCGCGAAGTTTTGAAGCGCCAGAACATGAAACTCGTCACCGAGGTCACCGATCCCCGCCAAGTCGAGCAGATCGACGACTTCACGGCGATGTACCAGGTCGGTGCCCGCAACATGTTCAACTACTCGCTCTTGAAAGAGCTCGGCAAAACCAACAAGCCGATCCTTTTGAAGCGCTCGTTCGCGGCCCTCATCGGCGAATGGTTCAAAGCCGCAGACTACATCGTCGATTCGGGTAACGATAAAGTCGTGCTCTGCGAGCGCGGCATCCGCACCTTCGAAACCGAAACCCGCTTCACCTTCGATTTGAACGCGGTCCTGGTCGCGAAAGCGAAGACCCAGTTCCCCGTCGTCGTCGATCCCTCCCACGCCGTGGGGATCCGCGAGTACGTGCCGAAGATCGCTTTGGCCGCGGCGGCCGTCGGCGCCGATGGCATCATCGTCGAAGTTCATCCCCGTCCGGCGGAAGCGCTCTCGGATGGCAAACAGGCTCTCACCGTGGACGACTTCCGCGTGATGATGAAGCAAATCACCGGCATCGTGACCTCGCTCGGCCGCGACATGCAAAGGATCGAACTCCATGCTTGA
- a CDS encoding chorismate-binding protein → MAQSVNESIQWDVFWKTGAFLRLSQEEFLLLEGPFTKCADHEADFGGFHFFGEDEQWWKARRRLKLGREELRRSLEGQLGPRSLFRNDFTPPTPESFESAFRLIQGKIQREEIEKAVPILKTESAKTPGPADLAHAFFTLWNLPMNLHVYGFWNEGRGVIGATPETLFELEGTTMKTMALAGSCPKAEAVDRIPLLKDPKELKEHQIVVDDLAIRLKTLGWMRSDPVAMIELPTLFHLITRFEVTGINKTPKEIMRHLHPTPAMGVAPRAYGYQWLKDLTDQKDRGFFGAPLFFRKDQEQSVALVAIRSLFWDAKGARIFAGCGVVAASQAEREFAEIGAKMDSVFQMLGLTQ, encoded by the coding sequence ATGGCGCAAAGCGTTAATGAGTCCATTCAGTGGGACGTCTTCTGGAAAACGGGCGCTTTCCTGCGACTCTCTCAAGAGGAGTTCTTGCTCCTGGAAGGCCCCTTCACCAAATGCGCCGACCACGAGGCGGATTTCGGGGGATTTCACTTCTTCGGCGAGGACGAGCAGTGGTGGAAAGCCCGCCGCCGCCTGAAGCTGGGCCGTGAAGAATTACGCCGGTCTCTGGAGGGACAGCTCGGACCCCGCTCGCTCTTCCGAAATGATTTCACGCCCCCGACGCCCGAAAGCTTCGAGTCCGCGTTCCGTTTGATTCAAGGAAAAATCCAGCGCGAAGAAATCGAAAAGGCGGTGCCGATCCTGAAGACGGAAAGCGCCAAAACGCCGGGCCCCGCGGATCTCGCGCACGCGTTCTTCACGCTGTGGAATCTGCCGATGAACTTGCATGTTTACGGATTCTGGAACGAAGGTCGCGGCGTCATCGGCGCGACTCCGGAAACGCTTTTCGAGCTCGAAGGCACGACGATGAAAACCATGGCGCTGGCGGGCTCGTGCCCGAAGGCTGAGGCCGTCGATCGCATCCCGCTCTTGAAAGATCCGAAAGAATTGAAAGAGCACCAGATCGTGGTCGACGATCTCGCGATTCGTCTGAAAACCCTGGGCTGGATGCGGAGCGATCCCGTCGCCATGATCGAGCTGCCGACGCTCTTTCATTTGATCACGCGTTTCGAGGTCACCGGCATCAACAAGACGCCGAAAGAGATCATGCGCCACTTGCACCCCACGCCCGCGATGGGGGTTGCCCCCCGCGCCTACGGCTACCAATGGCTGAAGGATCTGACCGATCAAAAAGATCGGGGTTTCTTCGGGGCGCCCCTTTTCTTCCGCAAGGATCAAGAGCAGAGCGTGGCGCTGGTCGCGATCCGCAGCCTGTTCTGGGATGCCAAAGGGGCCCGCATCTTTGCGGGTTGCGGCGTCGTCGCCGCCAGCCAAGCGGAGCGTGAGTTCGCCGAGATCGGGGCGAAGATGGACTCCGTCTTCCAGATGCTCGGTTTGACCCAGTAA
- the menD gene encoding 2-succinyl-5-enolpyruvyl-6-hydroxy-3-cyclohexene-1-carboxylic-acid synthase, translated as MSLTNLERARLSLTYLLECGVTEVVTCAGARNAPLVELLMAVAADFSDDKLKCWSFFEERSAAFFALGRCVRRGTPIAVLTTSGTAAAELLPAVIEANYQGRPLIVVTADRPSRFRGSGSPQSMEQVGLYGNYVETCFDLEDDFATLTKAWSGERPLHLNVCFEEPQSQRPTPLETMTAVNGLRSVSSRARVDKTAGDARPAWPAAMRQPLVIVGPLRPEDRAAALEVVRRLPGPVYAEALSGLTGEATLMDRMIRGEEIAGLALDGTAANGGLPFCDGVIRLGTVPTCRVWRDLEVKRREVPVVNLVPANARWSGLARKEHVFAFPLNALPEMPAAQGLDPRGQALVELSKNAAGEFEKLVADFPKSEMALVRALALRAAHPAHLQRVYLGNSLTVREWDAVSPHHRFADVYGHRGVNGIDGQVSSFLAWSAADAKTGDLAVVGDLTAMYDLAALGFTTQLEPAKRTLAVINNGGGMIFKRIFPHDLFLNRHETSFGDWAKMFKWSYHLAHRPEDLRFAQSPENLILEIRPDAGETAAFQTRWAEWLRRETGA; from the coding sequence ATGTCTTTGACGAACCTCGAGCGCGCGCGGCTCAGCCTGACCTATCTTCTCGAATGCGGAGTCACCGAAGTGGTGACCTGCGCCGGGGCCCGCAACGCGCCCCTCGTCGAACTCCTGATGGCGGTGGCCGCCGATTTCTCGGACGACAAACTGAAGTGCTGGAGTTTCTTCGAGGAGCGCAGTGCCGCGTTCTTCGCGCTGGGCCGCTGCGTGCGGCGCGGGACGCCGATCGCGGTACTCACGACGTCGGGCACGGCCGCGGCCGAACTTCTGCCCGCGGTGATCGAAGCGAATTACCAAGGCCGTCCGCTGATCGTCGTCACCGCCGACCGCCCTTCGCGCTTTCGCGGCTCCGGCAGTCCCCAAAGCATGGAGCAGGTCGGTCTGTACGGAAATTACGTCGAGACCTGCTTCGATCTCGAAGACGACTTCGCGACTTTGACGAAAGCGTGGAGCGGCGAACGTCCCCTGCATCTGAACGTCTGTTTCGAAGAACCCCAGAGTCAGCGGCCCACGCCGCTTGAAACCATGACCGCCGTGAACGGTCTGCGCTCCGTTTCGTCGCGCGCACGCGTCGATAAAACCGCGGGCGACGCGCGTCCGGCTTGGCCCGCGGCGATGCGCCAGCCGCTGGTGATCGTGGGGCCATTGCGTCCCGAAGATCGCGCCGCCGCGCTCGAAGTGGTGCGCCGTTTGCCGGGACCCGTGTACGCCGAAGCGCTGTCGGGATTGACGGGCGAGGCGACCCTGATGGACCGCATGATCCGCGGCGAAGAGATCGCGGGGCTCGCGCTCGACGGAACCGCGGCGAACGGCGGGCTGCCGTTTTGCGACGGCGTGATCCGTTTGGGGACCGTGCCCACGTGCCGCGTGTGGCGCGATCTTGAAGTGAAACGTCGTGAAGTCCCCGTCGTGAATCTCGTCCCCGCGAACGCGCGTTGGTCGGGACTCGCGCGCAAGGAACACGTCTTCGCGTTTCCGCTGAACGCACTTCCGGAAATGCCGGCGGCGCAGGGGCTGGATCCGCGCGGGCAGGCGCTCGTGGAGCTTTCCAAAAATGCCGCCGGTGAATTCGAAAAACTTGTCGCCGATTTTCCGAAATCGGAAATGGCGCTCGTGCGCGCGCTGGCGCTCAGGGCCGCGCACCCCGCGCATTTGCAGCGCGTGTATCTGGGGAACAGCCTGACGGTGCGGGAGTGGGACGCGGTCAGCCCGCACCACCGTTTCGCGGACGTTTACGGTCACCGCGGCGTGAACGGCATCGACGGTCAGGTCTCGAGCTTTCTGGCGTGGTCGGCGGCGGACGCGAAGACCGGTGACCTCGCGGTCGTCGGCGATCTGACCGCGATGTACGATCTGGCCGCGCTCGGTTTCACGACGCAGCTCGAGCCCGCGAAACGCACGCTCGCCGTGATCAACAACGGCGGCGGCATGATCTTCAAACGCATTTTCCCCCACGACCTTTTCCTGAACCGCCACGAAACTTCGTTCGGCGACTGGGCGAAGATGTTCAAGTGGAGCTACCACCTCGCGCACCGACCCGAGGACTTGCGGTTCGCGCAGTCGCCGGAAAACCTCATTCTCGAGATCCGCCCCGACGCGGGAGAGACGGCCGCGTTTCAAACCCGCTGGGCCGAATGGCTTCGCCGCGAGACGGGTGCATGA
- a CDS encoding alpha/beta fold hydrolase codes for MIQLFLLPGFLGEARDFDAFRAEMEKLAPAIRTDAVDWMDEASWLADEEFETVGEALARELKARTRPGATVAVLGYSLGGRLALALHEYLRAQGDHATRFIFVSANPGLAVTSERDARLKADAQWAGRFRSEEWSKLMTDWNAQGVFQGSVSEPDRARRKGQRDLLAKVLMQWSLAKQPDHRARLTAAADFLWITGGKDAKFTALAQGIPNAKTIPTASHRVHLDAPADLARMVSEELA; via the coding sequence ATGATTCAACTTTTCCTGCTTCCCGGATTTCTAGGCGAGGCCCGCGACTTCGATGCCTTCCGCGCCGAGATGGAAAAACTCGCGCCCGCGATCCGCACGGACGCGGTCGACTGGATGGACGAGGCCTCGTGGTTGGCGGACGAGGAATTTGAAACCGTCGGCGAGGCCCTCGCGCGCGAATTGAAAGCGCGCACGCGACCCGGGGCGACCGTCGCGGTGCTGGGCTACTCGCTGGGCGGACGTTTGGCGCTCGCGCTGCACGAGTATTTACGCGCGCAAGGCGATCACGCGACACGATTCATTTTCGTTTCGGCGAACCCGGGCTTGGCGGTGACGAGCGAGCGCGACGCCCGATTGAAGGCCGACGCGCAGTGGGCGGGCCGCTTCCGCAGTGAAGAGTGGTCGAAGCTGATGACGGATTGGAACGCGCAGGGCGTGTTTCAGGGTTCGGTCAGTGAACCCGACCGCGCTCGCCGTAAAGGCCAGCGCGATTTGCTCGCGAAGGTACTGATGCAGTGGTCGCTGGCGAAGCAACCCGATCACCGGGCTCGCCTGACGGCGGCGGCGGATTTTTTATGGATCACGGGCGGGAAGGACGCGAAGTTCACGGCGCTCGCGCAGGGGATTCCCAACGCAAAAACCATCCCGACCGCGTCGCACCGGGTGCATCTGGATGCGCCCGCGGACTTGGCCCGGATGGTTTCCGAAGAACTCGCTTAA
- a CDS encoding Spy/CpxP family protein refolding chaperone has product MTKRILTLTALVVPLLLALGFSTAQARPGHHGGPKMHKLMKELNLTGEQKDKIKAEREKRKPEMKAAREKAKAAREKLREAFKQNASADQLRTLKNEVQAAQTAAGDLRFEGMLALREVLTLEQRAKFNEWQEKRQAKGFPGRGDDDEDDE; this is encoded by the coding sequence ATGACGAAGAGAATTCTGACCCTGACCGCTCTTGTTGTCCCCTTGCTGTTGGCGCTCGGTTTTTCCACGGCGCAGGCGCGTCCCGGCCACCACGGTGGACCGAAGATGCACAAGCTGATGAAAGAGCTGAACCTGACCGGTGAACAGAAAGACAAAATCAAAGCCGAGCGCGAGAAGCGTAAACCCGAGATGAAAGCGGCCCGCGAAAAAGCGAAAGCCGCGCGGGAAAAGCTGCGCGAAGCCTTCAAGCAGAACGCCTCGGCGGATCAGCTGCGCACGTTGAAAAACGAAGTGCAAGCGGCGCAGACTGCGGCGGGGGATCTGCGTTTCGAAGGGATGCTCGCGCTACGTGAAGTGCTGACCCTCGAGCAGCGGGCGAAGTTCAACGAGTGGCAGGAAAAACGCCAAGCCAAGGGCTTCCCGGGCCGTGGTGATGACGACGAGGATGACGAGTAA
- a CDS encoding sigma-70 family RNA polymerase sigma factor produces the protein MNSKDALFQEWYRDYAPGLRNFLFRIAGASPLDDLVQETFLKVWRAMDGFDGRAQPRTWIYRIAHNTAMDRFRQKWPDPSDEIESLVGATEPRPELADLIAKGVGVLSETLRPAFVLHYQLEFSVAEIAGILDVPEGTVKTRLKAAREKFIEFLRQNGVEHEF, from the coding sequence TTGAACTCGAAGGACGCGCTCTTTCAAGAGTGGTATCGCGACTACGCCCCGGGATTGCGGAATTTTCTTTTCCGCATCGCCGGGGCGTCCCCGTTGGACGATCTGGTCCAAGAGACTTTTTTGAAAGTCTGGCGCGCGATGGACGGCTTCGACGGTCGCGCGCAGCCGCGAACCTGGATTTACCGGATCGCCCACAACACGGCGATGGATCGTTTCCGTCAGAAGTGGCCCGATCCTTCGGACGAAATCGAGTCGCTGGTCGGCGCGACCGAGCCGCGGCCCGAGCTTGCGGATTTGATCGCGAAGGGCGTGGGCGTGCTGTCCGAGACGCTGCGACCCGCGTTCGTCCTGCATTACCAGCTTGAGTTCAGCGTCGCGGAGATCGCCGGAATCTTGGACGTTCCCGAAGGCACGGTGAAAACGCGCTTGAAAGCCGCCCGCGAAAAGTTCATCGAGTTTCTGAGACAAAATGGAGTCGAACATGAGTTCTGA
- a CDS encoding trypsin-like serine protease: MTSTLGLAACAPKASVDEYSGLLTTEDLGSGKNGTQGIFGGEAVLDDDAVLKSTVAIVNLRYGQIVCTGSLVSKNLVVTAGHCTTEDPNHLAILFTNKLPKTREAAAASVVRKVIAGETHPQWPKNDFATDKNWGDIALLRFDGEIPANYAPVRMLSNKTLLVAQGEALLAGFGWTNGRQKTEAQGLNKTKVKIENPDFSDSEIQMNQKAGSGACHGDSGGPAFIEVEGQLVLVGVTSRGHDDPNDTCEVFSLYSSVAAQMEWLKTTAVNLQKPEAIGKKMPQPF; encoded by the coding sequence GTGACATCCACTTTGGGCCTCGCGGCCTGCGCGCCGAAGGCGTCGGTGGACGAATATAGTGGTCTGCTGACCACCGAAGATCTGGGCTCCGGCAAAAACGGCACCCAGGGTATTTTCGGCGGGGAAGCCGTCCTGGATGACGACGCGGTTTTGAAATCCACCGTCGCCATCGTGAATCTGCGCTACGGCCAGATCGTCTGCACGGGCTCGCTCGTCAGCAAAAATCTGGTGGTGACCGCGGGTCACTGCACGACCGAAGATCCCAATCACCTCGCGATCCTCTTCACCAACAAGCTGCCGAAAACGCGCGAAGCCGCCGCGGCCAGCGTGGTTCGCAAAGTCATCGCGGGCGAGACTCATCCGCAATGGCCCAAGAACGATTTCGCGACGGATAAAAACTGGGGCGACATCGCGCTTCTTCGCTTCGACGGCGAAATCCCGGCGAATTATGCTCCCGTCCGCATGCTTTCGAACAAAACCCTGCTCGTCGCTCAGGGCGAAGCGCTGCTGGCGGGCTTCGGTTGGACCAACGGTCGCCAAAAGACCGAGGCGCAAGGTCTGAATAAAACGAAAGTGAAAATCGAGAACCCCGACTTCTCGGATTCCGAAATTCAGATGAATCAGAAAGCCGGTTCGGGCGCCTGCCACGGCGACTCGGGCGGCCCCGCCTTCATCGAAGTCGAAGGGCAACTCGTGCTCGTCGGCGTGACCAGCCGTGGGCACGACGATCCGAACGATACCTGCGAAGTGTTCTCGTTGTACTCCAGCGTCGCCGCGCAAATGGAGTGGCTGAAAACCACCGCGGTGAATCTGCAAAAGCCCGAGGCCATCGGTAAAAAGATGCCGCAACCCTTCTAA
- the pip gene encoding prolyl aminopeptidase has translation MRDFYPEIEPYNSASLKVSDLHEIYYEQVGNPKGQPVVFLHGGPGGGTNSDHRRYFDPARYRVILFDQRGCGRSKPFAELRENTTWDLVKDIEKLRAHLGIEKWLVFGGSWGSTLALTYAIQHADRVQGLLLRGIFLCRPSEIRWFYQEGASHVFPDIWDEYRDLIPPSERDDFVKAYYQRLTSDDQGLRLEAARTWSRWEMATSYLRINFNAINSMEEPEKALPFARIEAHYFINNAFFPSDNWILENIERIQHIPTAIVQGRYDMVCPARSAWELHRAFPKSKLEIIPDAGHSASEPGIRSALIAFADEFARI, from the coding sequence ATGAGAGACTTCTACCCCGAGATCGAACCCTACAATTCCGCCAGCCTGAAAGTCTCGGACCTGCACGAAATCTATTACGAACAAGTGGGAAACCCCAAAGGCCAGCCCGTCGTCTTTCTGCACGGCGGCCCCGGCGGCGGCACGAACTCGGACCACCGCCGCTATTTCGATCCTGCCCGTTATCGCGTCATTCTGTTCGATCAACGGGGCTGTGGTCGCTCGAAGCCCTTCGCGGAGCTGCGCGAGAACACGACCTGGGATCTGGTCAAAGACATCGAAAAGCTGCGCGCCCATCTGGGAATCGAAAAGTGGCTCGTCTTCGGCGGAAGCTGGGGCTCGACGCTGGCGCTGACCTACGCCATCCAACACGCGGACCGCGTGCAGGGGCTTCTTCTGCGCGGCATTTTCCTGTGCCGCCCCTCGGAAATCCGCTGGTTCTACCAAGAGGGCGCAAGCCACGTCTTCCCCGACATCTGGGACGAGTACCGCGACCTGATTCCCCCGAGCGAACGCGACGATTTCGTCAAAGCCTACTACCAGCGTTTGACGTCGGACGATCAAGGCCTGCGTCTGGAAGCCGCAAGGACCTGGAGCCGTTGGGAAATGGCGACCTCTTATCTGCGCATCAACTTCAATGCGATCAACTCGATGGAAGAGCCCGAAAAGGCGCTGCCCTTTGCGCGCATCGAGGCCCACTACTTCATCAACAACGCGTTTTTCCCCTCGGACAATTGGATCCTCGAGAACATCGAACGCATCCAACACATCCCCACCGCCATCGTGCAGGGCCGCTACGATATGGTTTGCCCCGCCCGCTCCGCGTGGGAGCTGCACCGCGCCTTTCCAAAATCGAAACTCGAAATCATCCCTGACGCTGGGCATTCCGCCTCGGAACCGGGCATTCGCTCGGCTTTGATCGCTTTTGCGGACGAATTCGCACGCATTTGA
- a CDS encoding transketolase: MAQPLSLKQRLAGNPSQNPHFAVTLQGETGELKATDPRAIRALVAVMDMHAVLGGAASHYGGPAAFAELNSAMFALVFERAKKAGKEWTEMFHLINDAGHCENGLYALKANYGMAGLNFDKLKGFRSIESGLTGHGEAHLFGEGVELSNGPLGSAFPQSQGLAMGDALAKNSRVTITAISDGACMEGEAREAMAAVPGLAARGQMNPFVLVISDNNTKLTGRIDDESFAMTPTFKAFETLGWDYIYLENGHDLQKCYDTLKTAVDRAVKNPKKPVVIHAKTIKGIGTAATAKSNSGGHGFPLKSAAELPAFIEEIYSGAVPAEFPKWIEELKVREADLKAKAVKPAQPEEKIQTGVSAAMIRARKAGFPVVSVTSDLPGSTGVAGFRKEFPEASLDVGVAESNMISVAAGMTKVGFIPFVDTFAQFGVTKGALPITMANLSLAPVICVFSHTGFQDAADGASHQALSYQAMLSSIPHTRVIQLSCSEEADALVTQAIEEFANHLKAGTTPPTTVFFLGRENFPKNFGATKYALDHAQTLVDVAGLDPVLLVPVGSMVGEALKAQKELVAKNRGAVVIAPSTTNVVDWATFEPALKKCKRVVVIEDHQKIGGYGQFLAAELLERGFKNDLRILGVKGEFGQSAYNAIDLYRKHGLDSASIVNACL; this comes from the coding sequence GTGGCTCAACCGCTTTCCCTCAAGCAACGCCTTGCCGGAAACCCTTCACAGAACCCTCACTTTGCCGTGACCCTTCAGGGGGAGACCGGTGAGCTGAAAGCCACCGATCCGCGCGCGATCCGCGCCCTTGTCGCCGTCATGGACATGCACGCCGTCCTCGGCGGCGCCGCCAGTCACTACGGCGGTCCCGCGGCCTTCGCGGAATTGAACTCGGCGATGTTCGCGCTGGTTTTCGAACGCGCGAAAAAAGCCGGCAAAGAGTGGACCGAGATGTTCCACCTGATCAACGACGCCGGCCACTGCGAAAACGGACTCTACGCGCTGAAAGCCAACTACGGCATGGCGGGTCTGAACTTCGACAAACTCAAAGGTTTCCGCTCCATCGAAAGCGGCCTCACCGGTCACGGTGAAGCGCATCTCTTCGGCGAAGGCGTCGAGCTGTCCAACGGTCCGCTCGGCTCGGCCTTCCCGCAATCGCAGGGTCTGGCGATGGGTGACGCTTTGGCGAAGAACTCGCGGGTGACGATCACGGCCATTTCCGATGGTGCGTGCATGGAGGGCGAAGCGCGTGAAGCGATGGCCGCCGTTCCGGGCCTCGCGGCGCGCGGACAGATGAATCCCTTCGTCCTCGTCATCAGCGACAACAACACGAAGCTCACCGGACGTATCGACGATGAGTCGTTCGCCATGACGCCCACCTTTAAGGCCTTCGAGACCCTGGGTTGGGACTACATCTATCTGGAAAACGGTCACGATCTGCAGAAGTGCTACGACACCCTGAAGACGGCCGTCGATCGCGCGGTGAAGAACCCGAAAAAGCCCGTCGTCATTCACGCGAAGACGATCAAAGGCATCGGGACCGCGGCGACCGCGAAGTCGAACAGCGGCGGTCACGGTTTCCCGCTGAAGTCGGCGGCGGAGCTTCCCGCTTTCATCGAAGAGATTTATTCCGGCGCGGTCCCCGCCGAGTTCCCCAAATGGATCGAAGAGCTGAAAGTCCGCGAAGCGGATTTGAAAGCGAAGGCGGTGAAACCCGCTCAGCCCGAAGAAAAAATCCAGACCGGCGTTTCGGCCGCGATGATCCGCGCGCGCAAGGCGGGTTTCCCCGTCGTGTCGGTGACCTCGGATCTTCCCGGTTCGACGGGCGTCGCGGGCTTCCGCAAGGAATTCCCCGAGGCGTCGTTGGACGTCGGCGTCGCCGAGTCGAACATGATCTCGGTCGCGGCGGGCATGACGAAAGTGGGCTTCATCCCGTTCGTCGATACCTTCGCGCAGTTCGGCGTCACGAAGGGCGCGCTCCCCATCACGATGGCGAATCTGTCGCTGGCCCCGGTGATCTGCGTGTTTTCGCATACGGGCTTCCAAGACGCGGCCGACGGCGCAAGCCACCAGGCCCTGTCATACCAAGCGATGTTGTCGTCCATCCCGCACACGCGCGTGATCCAGCTTTCGTGCAGCGAAGAGGCCGACGCGCTCGTGACCCAAGCGATCGAAGAGTTCGCGAATCATCTGAAGGCGGGCACGACTCCGCCCACCACGGTGTTCTTCTTGGGACGTGAAAACTTCCCGAAGAATTTCGGCGCGACGAAGTACGCACTCGATCACGCGCAGACGCTGGTCGACGTGGCGGGACTGGATCCCGTGCTGCTCGTTCCCGTGGGCTCCATGGTCGGCGAAGCTTTGAAGGCGCAAAAAGAACTCGTGGCGAAAAATCGCGGCGCGGTCGTCATCGCGCCCAGCACGACGAATGTCGTCGACTGGGCCACGTTCGAACCCGCACTTAAAAAATGTAAACGCGTCGTCGTGATCGAAGATCACCAGAAGATCGGCGGTTACGGCCAGTTCTTGGCGGCCGAGCTGCTCGAGCGCGGTTTTAAAAATGATCTGCGGATCTTGGGCGTGAAAGGCGAATTCGGGCAGAGCGCGTACAACGCGATCGACCTGTACCGCAAACACGGCCTGGATAGCGCGAGCATCGTGAACGCCTGCCTTTAG